A single region of the Ignavibacteria bacterium genome encodes:
- a CDS encoding histidine phosphatase family protein — MKELYLLRHAKSDWDDDSISDHERPLNKRGFRDAPAMGNLMKREGMVPDLVVSSTALRAKTTAELVTKEINRKPADIILMGSLYLASAAEILAQIRQTDESTERLLLVAHNPGITNLVNRLAGNPVNSIEMPTCGLAQFIFPGKWCDANYASFRLIHFYTPK, encoded by the coding sequence ATGAAGGAACTTTATTTATTACGACATGCAAAATCTGACTGGGATGACGATTCCATTTCAGATCACGAAAGACCCTTAAACAAACGGGGATTCCGTGACGCCCCCGCCATGGGAAATTTAATGAAAAGGGAAGGAATGGTGCCTGATCTTGTTGTCTCCAGCACAGCGCTCAGGGCGAAAACCACCGCAGAACTGGTGACGAAGGAAATCAACAGGAAACCGGCGGATATTATTCTTATGGGGTCACTCTATCTTGCATCGGCGGCAGAAATCCTTGCGCAAATCAGGCAGACGGATGAATCGACGGAAAGACTTCTATTGGTAGCTCACAATCCCGGCATCACAAATCTTGTAAACCGCCTCGCCGGTAATCCCGTTAATTCAATAGAAATGCCCACATGTGGTCTTGCACAGTTTATCTTCCCCGGGAAATGGTGCGATGCAAATTATGCCAGCTTCAGACTGATTCATTTCTATACACCAAAATGA